TCCCAAATGTTGATAAAAAGACAGCAGCTGGACGGGCAATGATCATGAGTATAAATGATAATAGGAAGCCATTTAACATCACAGTTGCGGTGAAAAGCTGGCCTGGAAATACGAATAGACCGAGAATGATGAACATAAGTATTTGTGCCATCCAAGCGAATCCCTCGTTAACTTGGAAGATGGCGTAACGATACGTTAATTCAGAATTACCCACAACTAATGCTGCAGCATAAACGGCGAGAAAGCCACTTCCTTCCACATACGAAGCGAGACTGAATGTGAGTAACGCAAAGGCGACAGCAAACAGTGGGTAAAGGCCGCTAGATTCTAATTTTATTCGGTTTATCGACCAAGAAGCCACTTTCCCTAATAACAAGCCAATCGCAAGCCCGATACCCATTTGCCAAAAAAATGATGGGATAAGTGTCCACACACTTGTATCTGGATATCGTATAAGTTCAATAAATGACAGTGTCAAAAAGACAGCCATCGGATCATTTGCACCTGATTCTGCTTCAAGGGTAGCACCCATTTTCACTTTAATGTTACGCTCCTTTAATGTGGCAAAAACGGCAGCGGCATCTGTGGAGCCAACGATGGCACCGAACAAAAGGGCCTCAAGAAAAGTCACATCAAAAATCAAATAAGCAGCAAAGCCGACGGTGGCTGAAGTGAAAAGTACGCCGAGCGTGGCAAGAGAGACAGAAGGGACGGCGACAGAACGAACAGTCTCCCATTTCGTTTGCAAGCCGCCTTCGAATAAAATGATAATAAGAGCAAAAATCCCAATTGTTTGCGCCATTTGCGGACTGTCAAAATAAACGATGCCCAGTCCATCACTGCCAATAAGCATCCCTACAAGAATAAACAACACAAGGGCAGGGACACCCAATCGATTAGAAAACTTGGCAACGAGTACACCGCTTATTAGAATAAACGCTGCGAGAAAAATGAATGCTTCGGTCGTGAAGGTTTCTAAAAACATGGCTACCCCTCTTTCAAATATAAAAGTTCATTATAAGTTGACGTCTAGTTCAATCGGGTCAAACCGGTCGACATCAATGTACTTTCTTGTTTCTGCGGGAGTGGATTGATGAAAGCGTTGCTGAATAAGTGAAATGGCAACGCCTTTACGATAGGCGTGATAGCCAAAGGTTTTACGCAATGTATGTGTCCCTATGTTTTCTTTTATCCCTGCTTGTCTGGCAACCTCATGAATCATGCGGTACGCCTGTTGTCTAGTAATGGGGGCTGAGCCTTTCTTTGATCTAAATAAATAATCTTCTCGTGTATAAGCGGTGTGAGCAAGGTGGAGTTTAAGAGCTTCTTTCACATTAGCATTCAAAAAGATCGTATTGCCGCGAATGGTAATAAAAGCAGTCAATTTCTCTTTTTCATTCAGCATATCGCCAAACGTGAGGGGGAGCATGTCACTAATACGTAATCCGGTATTAATGCCCAGTACAAATAACAGGTGATCTCGTGTTGATCTTAGTTTAAGGAGTTTTTTCATTAACCGAATTTTTCGGACATCTTTAATCGGATGCACGTATTCCATTGAGTCCTCCGCCTATTTTAATGTGTCATAACGCCACTTTAACATAATATTATGTAACTTTTGAAATAAAATGCTTTTGCAAGCACTCATGAAAGGAAATAAGGGCTATTCTTCCTGCGAATTAGCATTATCATGCCTCTTTCTATTCGTGAAAAAAGCTGTAAAACCACCAATAGCAGTTTCACAGCTTAGTTTTTACCAATGAGAGTAGGTAGTCGTTCTGTTTTTGGGGTTATTTGAAAAAAAGGGATTACTCGGACTCTCCTACCACGGTAAAACGTTCATTCATATACTTGGGGTTTTCGATTTCATCAACGATCGCAATGGCATAATCAGCATAACTGATATAGCTTTCACCTTTTGAGTTTAAAATCACATGGTCTTTTCCAGATTTATAAGAACCGGTACGTTTTCCGTTAGGATCAAAAAAGCCAGCGGGACTTAAAAATGTCCATGTGAATCCTGTCTCATTCAAAAGCTCATTAAAGGCAATGCGCATATTAGACGCAGTTGGTCTTGCTATTTCTGGGAAATCTGGCGTATCGAGTAATTGTGTTGTTTTCTCTTGATCTACATAGAGAGTTCCCGCTCCACCTACAATGATTAAACGTGTTTTAGGGGCGTCTTTCAATGCTTTATTGAGTACTCTCCCAGCTTCAATATGCTGTTCTTCCTTACCTTGTGGAGGGTTAAAGGCATTGATAACAACGTCATATGCTTTAATATCCTCTGCTGTAATATCAAAGACGTCTTTCTCTATAACGGTGATGTTTGCTTCTGTCACCTTGGATGGATTTCTAACAAGTGCTGTGACGTCGTGTCCTCTGTCTAATGCCTCTTTTAAAATTAGTTTGCCAGATTTCCCGCTTGCACCAATAATAGCAATTTTCATGTGTGTGTTCCTCCTGAGTGTAATTTTTAATCATAATAGGTTGTACTAACATAATCGATAATTGCCGTTGAAGAAGCGTCCTCCTTCATACGAGCTAAGTTCTAATTGTAACTGTATTAGTTACAGTTGGGATGAAGAACAACCCCTGCAAAAGGGGATTAGTAACTATTTTAGTTACAGGTAGGTGCTTTGTCAACAGTTTTTACTCATGTATTAGAAAGATCGTTAAGAATATCACCTAGTGTTTGATTAGCTAATTCTTGCTCCATCGCTTGTTGAACACGAACAAAGGTTGTGTCAAGTGTTACTTGTATGCGGCTGCCAATGTCACAGCGAGGGTTAGGTTTTTCATGAATGGAAAAAAGATCGTCATGTGTTTGTACAGCTTTGTAAACATCAAGTAATGAGATATTTTCCGGTTCTTTAATTAACTTGGCTCCTGGTTGACCAGGTTTCGATGTAAGGATTCCAGCTTTTTTAAGTAAGCTACTAAGCCGTCTTACAACCACAGGATTTGTATTCACACTGCCAGCGATAAAGTCAGAAGATAGTGCTTTTCCTTGTTGAGTTGCAATAAGAGCTAATATATGAATTGCTACTGATAAGCGGGTATTTATCATGTTATCACCACCATGTCACCATCTTAGTGACAGTTGACCTCACTTGTCAATAACCATGGTTTATGAAGTATCATCGTTTCTATGCTAATAAACGTGTATCCGTGCGGCCTCGCTGATTCATTGAACCGAAAAAAGACTCGTCTACTTTAAATGTTTGGTTCTATGTTCTACGATCGGTCTGACAGCTTTAAGGTTGAAAATACCGTTTTGCCCCAATATATTTAGGGTTCCAATAAGGATTGTCCATACTCGTTATAATGACCCCTTTTGAAGAGCTAGTGTGAATAAATTGATTGTTCCCTAAATAAATACCTGCGTGGGAAGGGCCGGGCTGATAAGTCTCAAAAAAAACGATATCTCCTCTTTTAGGTGTTGACACAGGTTCCCCCTCATCCCAATATTCACGATGGGTTCGAGGCAAATCAATACCGTTCTGTCTGAAAACATAATGAATAAATCCGCTACTATCAAAACCGTCAGGCGTTGTGCCTCCCCATACATAGGGTGAACCCAGTAAGCTTTTAGCATCATTGATTAAACGATCTGTAGCCACTGCTGCAGATGATAGACTTCTATTTTTATCCTCAGAGCTGCTAACAGGATTACTAGCTTCATTTGCCAAACGTGTATATGTGTGTTGTCCCGCTAATCCATCTACTTGAATGCCGCACTGAGTTTGAAATACTGTGACTGCTTCGTATGTTCTCTGACCAAAAAAACCGTCAATTGGCCCGTTATAAAGGTTAGCCTCTTGGAGCGATATTTGTAACTCTTTAACGTGATCGCTTTGATCACCTTTCTTTAATAGGGGTAAGCCATACCATGAGCTACTTGTTGAGGTCTGAAGGGGGGAGGCTAATGCCAATGTAGTCCATTCTTTCTTATCTTCTGCAAAACACTCTACGTCAGAAAATGCATCACTCCTCTTAAGTTGATCGACAACAATAGGCTCTATGATTAATGCACTAATGAAGACAGTGGTTGTAACTACCACACTTATCACGACTGTTTTCAAATGCCAATCCTCCTTTACTCATCATTCACTCTGTCTGCGTGTTGACTGCAGATGAAGGCATGAACTGTTCGTTAATTTACAAAAGGAAATTCATACTTTCTTTAAAAAAGAGGCATAGAGTAAGCGATGTTAGTATTGAACTGCATCATTCTCATTATTACCAAGTTTTATCACAGATAACCGTCCGTAAACCTCACGACTCTAAAAAGAGAGGAGAGGTAATTCTATAAAGTCGTGAGCTAACGGACGCTAATGTCCTGATTGAAGGTGCGTTATATTCGGGAAGTTGCCTTTTAAACAATCGGTCCCCTTTAGATTGGAGAAAGCAGGAGCAAGTATCAGGTCCCCTTAACAATAAAAATGCTTTAAAGCGATCAGTCTGGAAACCGAAACGTTAATCAAGATGTTTCGTGTTCTTTTTGATGGGAAAAGACGTTATCCTTATCATATAATTATTTTGACGAGCAACAGTATACTCGGATTACGAGTCAGTTTATCCCACTCTTAAGGGGCAGTAAAACCCCCACCTCAAAACTTAAGAAGTGGTCGAAAAGTTTAGGTGGGGGATAAACTGCCCCTAAAGGTCCCATAAGTTAAACGAACAATCAGTGGGGGATGCAGAAAAACGCCCACTGATTGAAGCTTAGCTTTATAAATGACGAGATATTAGGAGGATTAGTATACATGCACATCACTTACGTAAAAATTGAGGTTCTTATGCCAGAAGGATACATAGCATTATTGAGAAATAAATTGAATGAAGCAGCTGTTATTAGGCAGGGGAATTATGATCATGTTATCTCTTATTCCTTTGTTCATGGTTACTGGAGACCGTTGGAAGGTGCTGAACCATTTGAAGGAGAAGAAGGGGAGATCTCTCACGGAACAGAATGCCTTGTCACATTTAAAACCCACTATAACAACGTGTCTACCGTTAAAGGAATCATTGAAGACATACACCCATATGAGGAGCCAGTATATTATGTGATTCCCCTGATGGATGTGTGAGTCTTAATTAAGGATGATTTAAGTTCCGGAAAACGTCTTCTTTTTATGAGCATAGGAATTTCCTCCCCTGAAAAGGCTGTCCTGACGTGGATTGGTTTATCAGTTCTGTTAGCCACGGTCAAACACAAGAAGTTTAGATGTATTGGATTATAAGGTAAAGAGAGTACCTTATTATACTGAGGATAGCGGTGGTTTTCCAAACGATATTGGTAAAGTATCACAAACAATTAATTAGGAGAATAGTTCTGAAGGTCATACGATTCCATCTTTTAGAGAAGGGCAGACATTAAGGCCAGAGGAAACAGTTTATTTACATTCAGTTAAGAATTTGTTAACCGAAATTCGTGATGACATGCAATCAGATACGGGTGAATTAATGCGAGATCTCGATAAAGATGATTATAATGACATTATTAATAAGCGCTTAGTTGTGAGCTTAAAGTACCGAGAGTTTTTAGAAGCATACATTTCTCATGTGAATTAATCATCAAGTATTTCACACTTGATGATAGAATGAATTAGTGTACATAAAAAAGAAGGAAAATAACCTCTTTCTGTTGAATCCTCATATTCGTGAAAAATAGGTATAGACTTTTATCTGTTTTGTTTTAGTAGACTGTTGAAATAGATAAGGAGGACCCTTTTCCCACAAGATTAAAAAGGAAGGTGCACTGAAATAATCTAGTAAACTTAATATCATTACTTTTCCACAAAGGTCCAAAATAGAATATATGAAATGGTTTGTAACAAGTACTATTAGAAGTGTATTCATGGAATGGCAAGCAGCAATGTTGTGACGATAACGGTTCGACAAGAGCAGGGTTTTAAAACATACATTAAGGCACTGTATGCATACAGTCAATCAACCTCAGCCACAACTGCCATCAACAGTAGAGGATGAAACCCCACCAAAAAAGAAATTTCCTAATCTTAGTGGTTCCTCGTTTTATCTAAGATTTTATAATCACTATTCTTTTAAAAGGAGAAAATATATTATGTTTTTAAAAAAAGATCATAGAAATATAGAAGAAGCTGTGAATAAAGCTTATTTTATTACATTTGGTTTCTGGGGATTTACTTTGTTTATAAATTCATTTTTCGAATTATTCCACAACAGAACGTTTATATCTAACTTTCATTTATTAATAGCGGGTTTAATTATTTTCTTTATTAGTGATTATATTTGGACAAAAATTTTAAGAAAACAAGAGTATCAAGATGAAAACAGTAAAAAGAAGGACTGAGACTACATAGTCTCAGTTCTTCTTTCTCTTTTATCTTGATCGGCAAGAAAAACTGTGCATCGCCTATAATTACACCTTTCCCTTTACGATTACAAGCCTTAAGCGGAGACACCTAAAGCAGGTACCGCCACTATCATTTGATTGGTGGGATAATACGGTCGTTAGCCATGTTGAAGATTTTGCTTGGCTTATAGCAATGGAGGACTATTTAAGCGAGAATGCGACTGATACGGAGAGGGCTGTTGGATCTATAGGGCTTGATTTTATGTTTGTCCCTAGTAACGTTAAGGGAGTATTTGAAACTGCAATGGGTTACGACCCTGTAACTGGCAATGATCTAGGGCACGGAGAGAGGCTTATATCTGGGTTTTCTGTCGCATTAGGGCCTGTTGCGGATGCTTTTAAGCACGGCGGACGGGGAATAAGGGGAATATTCAATAATAGTGATAAATTAAAGGCTGGGGATAAGGTTAGTGATGTGGGGAGAAGTATTAGTGGTAAGACTCATGTTAATAATCCCTATGATGCGGCTGGTAATCTAAAACCTAATGTAAGGTATAGAACTGGTGAGTACAATTATATATATGAGACCGACGAATTGGGCAGGATTAGTAAATTTGAAACGGATAACTTACAATTGACGGCAAGAGATTGAGGCACGATCCTAAGACGCCAGGAAAACAGCCGGGGGATCATGCAGGGCACATAGCGGCAGATAGATTTGGCGGTTCTCCTAATTTAGATAATTTAGTGTCGCAAGCTAGTAATGTGAACTTAAGTCAGTATAAGGTATTAGAAAATCAGTGGGCGACCGCAATAAAAGAAGGAAAACATGTTAAAGTAAATGTAGAGTTAGAGTATAATAGTGTTATCAGAACTAGACCTTCTGGATTTAAGATAGAGTATGAGATAGATGGTGTTTTACATTATGAGACGCTATTGAATTAAGGAGATGGTATGTATGAGTAAAGTTTTTGAAGATAAATTTAGTGAGTTACAAGCAGATATGGTGTCAATTTGTTTAGAGTATGTAGAAAATAGAGCAGATGAGATATACATATATTGTTCTTATGAGATAACATCTCGTACAAGTAATTTCTTTTATAAAGTTAATGGAAAAGTGTTGAGAAATCATGAGCTGAATGGGGCTGTTGATGGTAGTGGGGGGTTTAGATATGATACTTCTGTTGAACGTCAGAGGGGTGTGCTAAATATATTAGATAGTAATATTAAAGAAATGGTCAAATTGTGTGAGGAATATGATAGAGAGATGCCTACCGAGATAAAGTTAATTTACAATGTAGCTAACAATAGTTTGAAAGCAGACTATAGGTATGATATGGTACATTCTAATGACCCTGATAAAATTGGATCTGTTGTATTTTTGGAATGGTTTGAAGAGATGAAATCTAATATGTAGAAATGAACCTCGATTGGCTGGATGAAGCCTTTCGGGGTTGGTTTTTTAGGAGAAAGAAATGGAGAGGATTTTAGCTAAGTTATTAAATTAAGGGGATGGTATATATGAGTAAAGTTTTTGAAGATAAGTTTAGTGAATTGCAAGCAGATATGGTGTCAATTTGTTTAGAGTATGTTGAAGATAGGGCAGAGAAGATATTTATACATTGTTCCTTAGAAAAAAAACTTGTATCATCTAGTTTTTTCTATTGTATAAATGGCAAAGTTGTTGAGAGGCATAAATTAAATGATGCTCTTGATAGTGAGGATGATTTCCAATATGATACATCAGGAGAAAGGCAAAGTGGTGTATTAAATATAATAAATGACAATATTGTGGCAATGCTTAAATTGTGTGAGGAATATAATAGAGAAATGCCTACCGAGATAAAGTTAATTTATAATGTAGCTGAAAATAGTTTAAAAGCAGATTACAGGTATGATATGGTGTATTCCAATTATCCTGATAAATCACCTGATGATATTTCAATGGAATGGTTTGACGAGATAAAATCTAATATGTAGAAACGAACCTCGATTGGCTTGATGAAGCCTTTCGGGGTTGGTTTTTAGGAGAAAGAAATTTTGAATAGTGGTGGTAGTTATCCTACAACCACCACCATTTCTTTTGGTAAAGACTATTTTTCTAATAGTGCGGTTAGTGCTATTCCTAACTGAACAGCCTTAATTGGCTATGTTAGGTTTTTTTCTTTCAGATCTGCATAACGGGTGTACCGGTATAATGAAAAGGGATGCAGAAGGACGCTTTTGTTTTATCCCACTCTTAAGGGGCAGTAAAACCCCCACCTCAAAACTTAACAAGGTCGAAACGTTTAGGCGGGGGATAAACTGCCCCTAAAAGTCCCATAAGTTAAGCTAACAATCAGTGGGGGATGCAGCAAACTCCCACTGATTGAAGCTTAGCTTTATTTAGTAGTTTTATTATTGGGCACTTTTATAAATGTATGCACCAATAGTAAGATTATAATTCCTAAGTTAATATAATCGATCCAATCAGGCAAAACACTATTGGTAAAAAAACTGTATGAAGATGTTACCAATAAAAAAAATGCTAATATTAAAACAATATATTTCATTATTCTTATCCCCTTTAGAGTGTTGTTTTGAACCGCAATCTCTACAATGTATAAGAAATTTATAAGACAAATCTGAGTATCTGCAAGATACCATATATTCTTACCCTTTTTTTCTATTTATCCCACTCTTAAGGGGTAGTAAAACTCCCACTGTTGAAGCTTAGCTTTATTCACTTTAATGTTATATGATTATAATCAAAGTGATGTATAAAGTCAATGTACTTTACACTATGAAACAGCTCTATTTTCTTACCTTGATTGTCTACTAGTTATACTTCCAAATCTGGATGATCCACCTATATTAATATCCTTTCCATTACTTATGAAGAATTTTTTGAGTCGGGTTCGTATATAAAGCAATCTATAAGAAATATAGATAAACAAGACCTGATAGGATTAAGGACATAACGTTAAAAAATGAAAGGGGCAAATGTGATGAAAACAGAGCTTCAGTCTTTCCTAGAGTCATTTAATCGAGCTTTTGCGGCACACGATATCTCGATGATAGCGGATGGTTTAGCAGAGGATGTTGTATGGCGGATGGTCGGTGAGAAAGAAGTTAAAGGGAAAAAAGAAGTCATTAGCTTTTTAGAGAACATGAAAAGTGACACAACGTATCGCCTCACGATCGACACGGTGATTACCCATGGGACCACAGCCGCTATTAATGGGGTGATAGAAGGAACAAGTCCCTCAGGCAACGTGACAGCTTACGAATTTTGTGACATTTACAAGATGAACAAGCATAAGGGTGGGAAAATAAAAGAGATGACCTCGTTTGTTATTGAAAAGAAAGACGTGTGAGTGACAGTGAGTAACTGCTGAGTGACTTTCACATGTAATGGAGAAGTTAATCATAGATTTGGCGGTCCTTCCAAAAAAGCAATAACGTCACTATATCTCATTTTGTCTTGACGGTTAAACGCAGGGAATCTAAGGCTATTAAAGGAGGCGCTACGCTACAATGGGCAAGGTGGTCGTTGATATGTCTATGTCGCTGGATGGATTTATTGCTGGAGTAAATGATAGCCAAAAAGAACCACTCGGTGGAGGAGGAGCGGCTCTGCAACATTGGCTGTTTAATGGTCAATTGGAAAGCAGGCATAGTTCGTTTTTCAAGATGAATCCAATAAGTAGAGAGGTATTTGATAAGTCAGTGGATGCTACAGGGGCTATTTTAACGGGGAGACGAACCTATAATGTGGTAGGGGGGTGGGGAGGTAACCATCCTGCTGGAGTTCCGGTAGTTATCTTGACACATCAGCCACCAGAAGCAGCGCCTGAAGGGGACACACCCATATCATTTGTCACAGATGGGATTGAGAGTGCAGTGAGGAAGGCGAAGGCAAGGGCAGAGGGAAAAAATGTCGGGGTGGCAGGTGCTAGAATAGTGCAGCAATGTTTGAGAGCAGGGCTTGTAGACGAACTACACATCCATCACATTCCGATTCTGCTAGGTAAAGGAATCCGTTTGTTTACGTCCCTTTCTGAACGCATTCCCTTAACGGTTAAAGAGACGATTAGTGACGGTGATGTGACTCACATCCTGTATTCAGTTGAGAGAGTAGGTAGAGTTTCTGATTAAAGCAGTGGTGCAATGGACTCTATTAGTTGGTGATCAACAGGAGGCTATAGCGTTTTATCACAGATAACGGACGCTAATGTCTTGATTGACTCAACTACCAATCAGTGGGAGAAGAATGAAAACACCCACTGATTGAAGGTTCGTTTTATGTCACAGGCGTTACTTATACCGAATGACTATCTTGAACCGATGCAACGTGATCCTATGTGGCAAGAGTTTGAGACCCTTGCCCATACACTATGGTGGCATGATTGTTAAAGGCATCGCAAATGTCATTGCCTGAAGACAATTGGTTGAACATGTTGTGCTCTACATATGTGATAGTGGGTTAAAACAGTAATCTTTTTTTTCATGACGGTGCGAAAAAGCTTGTAGATCATCTTAAAGATGGGAAATATAATATTTTACGAGGACAAGACCATGATGTTGCTCCGTCAGCTCTCGCCCCTTTACTCATAGAATTTCACAAAAATTAACCACATGTTTGGTGAAAGCTGAAAGTTGGAAAGACTGAATAGGTCTCAAAGTAGCATAATGTTAAACAGTGTTTTTGAGAGCATTACAGGCTAACAAAAAATAAAGGTAGAGGGTGAATCGTGATGATTTTAGGCATTAACCCGTATTTTATTTTCAACGGACATGCAAAAGAGGCTGTGGCATTTTACGAAAAAGCGTTGGCAGCTGAAGTTCTTGGTGTTATGACATTTGGAGATTTAC
The Salipaludibacillus sp. LMS25 DNA segment above includes these coding regions:
- a CDS encoding Rrf2 family transcriptional regulator; translated protein: MINTRLSVAIHILALIATQQGKALSSDFIAGSVNTNPVVVRRLSSLLKKAGILTSKPGQPGAKLIKEPENISLLDVYKAVQTHDDLFSIHEKPNPRCDIGSRIQVTLDTTFVRVQQAMEQELANQTLGDILNDLSNT
- a CDS encoding potassium/proton antiporter, with product MFLETFTTEAFIFLAAFILISGVLVAKFSNRLGVPALVLFILVGMLIGSDGLGIVYFDSPQMAQTIGIFALIIILFEGGLQTKWETVRSVAVPSVSLATLGVLFTSATVGFAAYLIFDVTFLEALLFGAIVGSTDAAAVFATLKERNIKVKMGATLEAESGANDPMAVFLTLSFIELIRYPDTSVWTLIPSFFWQMGIGLAIGLLLGKVASWSINRIKLESSGLYPLFAVAFALLTFSLASYVEGSGFLAVYAAALVVGNSELTYRYAIFQVNEGFAWMAQILMFIILGLFVFPGQLFTATVMLNGFLLSFILMIIARPAAVFLSTFGMSYTLKEKLFLSWAGLRGAVPIVLATFPIVAGLENAQLFFNVVFFIVLTSTLIQGSSITYLAEKLKLTGPVKDSPHHAIELISMGKANAEMIQFKTTKYSAIVGKKLHEISFPQKANISAIVRDETLITPYGETEIKEEDFLYILVSSKYKEPLKKVLEEKKK
- a CDS encoding dihydrofolate reductase family protein translates to MGKVVVDMSMSLDGFIAGVNDSQKEPLGGGGAALQHWLFNGQLESRHSSFFKMNPISREVFDKSVDATGAILTGRRTYNVVGGWGGNHPAGVPVVILTHQPPEAAPEGDTPISFVTDGIESAVRKAKARAEGKNVGVAGARIVQQCLRAGLVDELHIHHIPILLGKGIRLFTSLSERIPLTVKETISDGDVTHILYSVERVGRVSD
- a CDS encoding NlpC/P60 family protein, which gives rise to MKTVVISVVVTTTVFISALIIEPIVVDQLKRSDAFSDVECFAEDKKEWTTLALASPLQTSTSSSWYGLPLLKKGDQSDHVKELQISLQEANLYNGPIDGFFGQRTYEAVTVFQTQCGIQVDGLAGQHTYTRLANEASNPVSSSEDKNRSLSSAAVATDRLINDAKSLLGSPYVWGGTTPDGFDSSGFIHYVFRQNGIDLPRTHREYWDEGEPVSTPKRGDIVFFETYQPGPSHAGIYLGNNQFIHTSSSKGVIITSMDNPYWNPKYIGAKRYFQP
- a CDS encoding pre-toxin TG domain-containing protein, whose protein sequence is MEDYLSENATDTERAVGSIGLDFMFVPSNVKGVFETAMGYDPVTGNDLGHGERLISGFSVALGPVADAFKHGGRGIRGIFNNSDKLKAGDKVSDVGRSISGKTHVNNPYDAAGNLKPNVRYRTGEYNYIYETDELGRISKFETDNLQLTARD
- a CDS encoding tyrosine-type recombinase/integrase, with the translated sequence MEYVHPIKDVRKIRLMKKLLKLRSTRDHLLFVLGINTGLRISDMLPLTFGDMLNEKEKLTAFITIRGNTIFLNANVKEALKLHLAHTAYTREDYLFRSKKGSAPITRQQAYRMIHEVARQAGIKENIGTHTLRKTFGYHAYRKGVAISLIQQRFHQSTPAETRKYIDVDRFDPIELDVNL
- a CDS encoding NAD(P)-dependent oxidoreductase, yielding MKIAIIGASGKSGKLILKEALDRGHDVTALVRNPSKVTEANITVIEKDVFDITAEDIKAYDVVINAFNPPQGKEEQHIEAGRVLNKALKDAPKTRLIIVGGAGTLYVDQEKTTQLLDTPDFPEIARPTASNMRIAFNELLNETGFTWTFLSPAGFFDPNGKRTGSYKSGKDHVILNSKGESYISYADYAIAIVDEIENPKYMNERFTVVGESE
- a CDS encoding DUF600 domain-containing protein, with the translated sequence MSKVFEDKFSELQADMVSICLEYVENRADEIYIYCSYEITSRTSNFFYKVNGKVLRNHELNGAVDGSGGFRYDTSVERQRGVLNILDSNIKEMVKLCEEYDREMPTEIKLIYNVANNSLKADYRYDMVHSNDPDKIGSVVFLEWFEEMKSNM
- the cutA gene encoding divalent cation tolerance protein CutA — translated: MHITYVKIEVLMPEGYIALLRNKLNEAAVIRQGNYDHVISYSFVHGYWRPLEGAEPFEGEEGEISHGTECLVTFKTHYNNVSTVKGIIEDIHPYEEPVYYVIPLMDV
- a CDS encoding DNA/RNA non-specific endonuclease, whose translation is MRHDPKTPGKQPGDHAGHIAADRFGGSPNLDNLVSQASNVNLSQYKVLENQWATAIKEGKHVKVNVELEYNSVIRTRPSGFKIEYEIDGVLHYETLLN
- a CDS encoding nuclear transport factor 2 family protein — protein: MKTELQSFLESFNRAFAAHDISMIADGLAEDVVWRMVGEKEVKGKKEVISFLENMKSDTTYRLTIDTVITHGTTAAINGVIEGTSPSGNVTAYEFCDIYKMNKHKGGKIKEMTSFVIEKKDV
- a CDS encoding DUF600 domain-containing protein, with protein sequence MSKVFEDKFSELQADMVSICLEYVEDRAEKIFIHCSLEKKLVSSSFFYCINGKVVERHKLNDALDSEDDFQYDTSGERQSGVLNIINDNIVAMLKLCEEYNREMPTEIKLIYNVAENSLKADYRYDMVYSNYPDKSPDDISMEWFDEIKSNM